A window of the Vigna angularis cultivar LongXiaoDou No.4 chromosome 3, ASM1680809v1, whole genome shotgun sequence genome harbors these coding sequences:
- the LOC108326586 gene encoding uncharacterized protein LOC108326586 has product MRSTNGEKKFNVKQCVESVFQLNASHSKLASKKKHHHMEFPECRDHSDGPPIITESTGIGHGPLRAVSKEEVILDFPKRRTMLSGDVDFIVESIKAPCRNREYGCNETVDCMTSNNHEVTCMYSPCPCPLQECNYVGSFEQLALHFSSNHWDSGRRFKYNYPLAISLQMDEQFLILQAEEDGVLFLLNKGT; this is encoded by the exons ATGAGAAGCACTAAtggtgaaaaaaaattcaatgttaAACAGTGTGTTGAAAGCGTTTTTCAATTGAATGCAAGTCATTCCAAG CTAGCAAGCAAGAAGAAGCACCACCATATGGAGTTCCCAGAGTGTAGAGATCATTCAGATGGGCCACCAATCATCACAGAAAGCACCGGGATTGGGCATGGTCCTCTTAGAGCAGTATCAAAAGAG GAAGTTATCCTTGATTTTCCCAAGAGAAGAACTATGTTGAGTGGAGATGTGGACTTTATAGTTGAATCAATCAAAGCCCCTTGTCGAAACAGAGAATATGGTTGCAATGAAACTGTGGATTGCATGACCAGTAATAACCATGAAGTGACTTGCATGTATTCTCCATGTCCCTGTCCACTTCAGGAATGTAACTATGTTGGGTCATTTGAACAGTTGGCATTGCATTTCAGCAGTAACCACTGGGATTCTGGAAGACGATTCAAATATAATTATCCATTGGCTATCTCTTTACAAATGGATGAACAATTTCTTATTCTCCAGGCAGAAGAAGATGGGGTTCTCTTTCTCCTCAACAAGGGCACATAA
- the LOC108325239 gene encoding glucomannan 4-beta-mannosyltransferase 9: MDRLSSAATFENMHYDGSASQMGLIWQQTRTPLVVPALKLLVALCLAMSIMLFVERVYMGIVIIFVKLFRYKPDKKYKWEPLRDDLEIGNSAYPMVLVQIPMYNEKEVYQLSIGAACGISWPSDRIIIQVLDDSTDPIIKKMVELECQRWASKGINIKYEIRQNRNGYKAGALKEGMKHSYVNLCDYVAIFDADFQPEPNFLRRTIPFLAHNPEVALVQARWKFVNADECLMTRMQEMSLDYHFLVEQEVGSSTYAFFGFNGTAGVWRISALNEAGGWKARTTVEDMDLAVRAGLKGGKFVYLSDLKVKSELPSTFKAFRYQQHRWSCGPANLFKKMAMEIMRNKKVSTWKKFYVIYSFFFVRKIVAHVVTFVFYCVVMPATVLVPEVEVPKWGAVYIPSIITLLNAVGTPRSIHLLVFWILFENVMSMHRTKATLTGLLEAGRVNEWVVTEKLGDALKTKSGGKAARKPRIKISERLHFLELLVGAYLFFCGCYDLTYGRNHYFIYLFLQSIAFFVVGIGYVGTFVPNS, translated from the exons ATGGATCGGCTTTCATCAGCAGCTACGTTTGAAAACATGCATTACGATGGCAGTGCAAGCCAAATGGGTCTGATTTGGCAGCAAACCAGGACACCCCTTGTGGTTCCAGCGCTGAAATTGCTTGTGGCTTTGTGCCTAGCCATGTCAATTATGCTGTTTGTGGAGAGAGTTTATATGGGTATAGTCATAATCTTTGTGAAGTTGTTTAGGTACAAACCAGATAAGAAGTATAAATGGGAGCCTCTCAGAGATGACCTTGAGATTGGAAACTCTGCATACCCAATGGTCTTGGTACAAATTCCTATGTACAATGAGAAAGAG GTGTATCAGTTATCGATTGGAGCTGCATGTGGGATATCATGGCCTTCTGATAGGATTATAATTCAAGTTCTTGATGATTCCACTGACCCAATCATTAAG AAAATGGTGGAACTGGAATGCCAGAGATGGGCCAGCAAAGGCATAAACATAAAGTATGAGATCAGACAGAACAGAAATGGATACAAAGCTGGAGCTCTTAAAGAAGGCATGAAGCATAGCTATGTGAACTTGTGTGATTATGTGGCCATCTTTGATGCTGATTTCCAACCTGAGCCTAACTTCCTTCGGCGCACAATACCATTTCTGGCTCACAACCCAGAAGTTGCACTTGTCCAAGCTCGATGGAAATTTG TTAATGCTGATGAATGCTTAATGACAAGAATGCAAGAGATGTCATTGGACTATCATTTCCTTGTGGAGCAGGAAGTTGGTTCCTCAACCTATGCCTTCTTCGGTTTCAATG GCACTGCTGGTGTGTGGAGAATTTCAGCATTAAATGAAGCTGGTGGATGGAAGGCCCGCACAACAGTGGAGGATATGGATCTGGCTGTGCGAGCTGGCCTCAAAGGAGGGAAATTTGTGTATCTTAGCGATCTCAAG GTGAAAAGTGAACTGCCAAGTACCTTCAAAGCCTTTCGTTATCAGCAGCACCGGTGGTCATGTGGCCCGGCTAATCTTTTCAAGAAAATGGCAATGGAAATCATGAGAAACAAG AAAGTCTCCACCTGGAAGAAGTTTTATGTGATTTATAGTTTCTTCTTTGTCCGGAAAATCGTAGCTCATGTGGTCACATTTGTATTCTACTGTGTGGTTATGCCAGCAACTGTTCTAGTTCCAGAAGTGGAAGTTCCTAAGTGGGGTGCTGTGTATATACCTTCTATCATCACACTTCTCAATGCAGTAGGAACTCCAAG GTCAATCCACTTACTCGTATTCTGGATACTCTTTGAAAATGTTATGTCAATGCACAGGACCAAGGCAACACTCACAGGTTTGCTAGAGGCAGGGAGAGTAAATGAATGGGTAGTTACTGAGAAATTGGGAGATGCCCTTAAGACAAAATCAGGTGGCAAAGCAGCAAGAAAGCCTCGTATCAAGATTAGTGAAAG GCTTCATTTCTTGGAACTTCTAGTGGGGGCATACCTCTTTTTCTGTGGATGCTATGATCTTACCTATGGGAGGAACCACTACTTCATATATCTTTTCCTGCAATCGATTGCCTTCTTTGTTGTAGGGATTGGCTATGTCGGCACCTTTGTTCCTAATTCATAA